The Crocosphaera subtropica ATCC 51142 genome includes a window with the following:
- a CDS encoding polyprenol monophosphomannose synthase: MSKVDDNALVCTILPTFNESGNITDLIERLMASVSPPYLVLVIDDDSPDGTWKIVADMAAKAPYSPEETEIKSGIALVRRLQEKGLTSAIQRGIDEAIQTYNAQIITWMDCDLSMPPEDVPKLVEAIRQGGADVAVGSRWIDGGTDVAHGLMARVLSWIINNFAMLLLGRKVHDYTSGFIAARAEVLEKIRLKGDYGEYCIDLLCRAGRLNYQMKEVPYVCVPRTSGESKTGINLWDYLSKGRKYVSTIVALWLNRNS; the protein is encoded by the coding sequence ATGTCTAAGGTTGACGACAATGCTCTGGTTTGTACCATTTTACCCACCTTTAACGAAAGTGGTAATATCACTGACTTAATTGAACGTCTGATGGCCAGTGTCTCTCCCCCTTACTTAGTGTTGGTCATTGATGATGACTCTCCTGACGGCACCTGGAAAATTGTAGCAGACATGGCCGCCAAGGCACCTTATTCTCCCGAAGAAACAGAAATTAAGTCAGGTATTGCTCTAGTGCGTCGCCTTCAAGAAAAGGGCTTAACCTCTGCTATTCAACGAGGTATTGATGAAGCCATCCAAACCTACAATGCCCAGATTATTACCTGGATGGATTGCGATTTGTCGATGCCCCCAGAAGATGTGCCAAAATTAGTTGAAGCTATTAGACAAGGAGGGGCTGATGTAGCCGTGGGTTCCCGTTGGATCGACGGAGGAACCGATGTGGCTCACGGGTTGATGGCACGGGTGTTAAGTTGGATTATCAATAATTTTGCCATGTTATTATTGGGTCGTAAAGTTCATGATTATACCAGTGGCTTTATTGCTGCACGGGCAGAAGTATTAGAAAAAATTCGCCTCAAAGGAGATTATGGGGAATATTGTATTGATTTATTATGTCGGGCAGGGAGATTAAATTATCAGATGAAAGAAGTTCCCTATGTGTGTGTGCCTCGCACCTCTGGAGAAAGTAAAACGGGGATAAATTTATGGGATTATTTGAGCAAGGGCAGGAAATATGTTTCTACTATTGTTGCCTTGTGGTTAAACCGAAACAGTTAA
- a CDS encoding nuclear transport factor 2 family protein, with translation MIYRHWFLSVILGLGISLGTHSNLRAESPDTAPVELKALITQIDAAANRQDLERIKSLYSDQYVTADGLMLDKFTQGLQQLWKKYPDLNYTTELLSWEKNGTGWIAETLTTLKGTHQDSGRKIQLEGKIKSRQTFQGDKLIRQEILSEETRLTSGEDPPEVTVNLPETVKVGESFDFDVIVSEPLSDDLLAGMAMSEQVESNRYLDPATMQLELLQSGGLFKRISPIENPQNRWLSAILVRSGGITIVTHRVRIVE, from the coding sequence ATGATATATCGCCATTGGTTCCTCTCTGTTATACTCGGCTTGGGCATAAGTTTAGGGACTCATTCAAACCTTCGCGCTGAAAGTCCTGACACCGCACCAGTCGAATTAAAAGCTCTTATCACTCAAATTGATGCTGCAGCCAATCGACAGGATCTTGAACGGATTAAATCATTATACAGTGACCAATATGTAACAGCCGACGGGTTAATGTTAGATAAATTTACCCAAGGGTTACAACAACTTTGGAAAAAATATCCTGATTTGAACTATACAACAGAACTTTTATCTTGGGAGAAAAACGGCACAGGTTGGATCGCTGAAACCTTAACGACTTTAAAAGGTACTCATCAAGATAGTGGTCGAAAGATTCAACTAGAAGGAAAAATTAAATCCCGTCAAACTTTCCAAGGGGATAAACTCATTCGTCAAGAAATTTTAAGCGAAGAAACAAGATTAACCTCTGGAGAAGACCCCCCAGAAGTTACCGTAAACCTACCAGAAACGGTCAAAGTTGGGGAAAGCTTTGACTTTGATGTGATTGTCAGTGAACCTCTGAGCGATGATTTATTAGCAGGAATGGCCATGTCAGAACAAGTAGAAAGCAATCGCTATTTAGATCCTGCTACCATGCAGCTAGAATTGTTACAATCTGGGGGATTATTTAAACGAATTTCCCCCATAGAAAACCCCCAAAATCGCTGGCTTTCTGCAATTTTAGTCCGTAGCGGTGGGATTACTATTGTTACTCATCGTGTCCGAATTGTTGAGTAA
- a CDS encoding GAF domain-containing sensor histidine kinase, with protein sequence MQVQAVNLGVNINPMFNSTNRLFCRLDGLSPAVREQKRVKTLKQLGLLDTETIPIFDEATQTAARFIDAPICLLGMMVQDQFWLKSAVGLSRLGLMNDLASTRKIPRQEAFSTYVVDSEQPLAIQDTLQDPTFATSSLVQHYGIRAFLGTPLITAEGQCLGTLGVMDLVPREFTPRDIEFLTITARWCLREFERNHLLKVRSPQEDEWLNLMTSNVTTSERHESSASSVSASINTIKLQLLRQLMEEFRTPLTSVIGMSSVLQGGVFGSLTTKQKEYLKIIHSSGQQMNALVKEILTLGISHDIHNELQLNPVNIEMLAQNTINSLAEVVNQKRQTLRLSVEPGKRIWLLDKEIVRQGLYYLVMSILESGEVGGEVRIHVSRRTKTLNIAVWVSHPWLGDGLPQVNFHPSSSQKKLAQLHNSLNPVEPNKTVISTVNDYILRASSLEEIIYTEQGNQLSSQNSPELLGLLLSCHLIENHGGKIMVQGSPESGYRYVLMLPKIGTDTEPQTYRHS encoded by the coding sequence ATGCAAGTGCAAGCAGTCAATTTAGGGGTCAATATTAATCCGATGTTTAACTCAACTAATCGTCTTTTTTGTCGCTTAGATGGGTTGAGTCCAGCCGTTCGAGAACAAAAACGAGTCAAAACTTTAAAACAGTTAGGACTTTTAGATACTGAGACAATTCCCATATTTGACGAAGCGACCCAAACTGCTGCTCGTTTCATAGACGCTCCCATTTGTCTTTTGGGGATGATGGTTCAAGATCAGTTTTGGTTAAAATCAGCCGTAGGACTATCAAGATTGGGGCTAATGAACGATTTAGCCTCAACCCGTAAAATTCCTCGTCAAGAAGCATTTAGTACCTATGTTGTTGACAGTGAACAACCTTTAGCAATTCAAGATACTTTACAAGACCCAACTTTTGCTACAAGTTCTTTAGTTCAGCATTACGGGATTCGAGCCTTTTTAGGAACCCCTTTAATTACAGCAGAAGGGCAATGTCTAGGAACTTTAGGGGTGATGGATTTAGTTCCCCGTGAGTTTACCCCTAGAGATATAGAATTTCTCACTATAACAGCCCGTTGGTGTTTACGGGAATTTGAACGAAATCATCTGCTCAAAGTCCGATCGCCTCAAGAGGACGAATGGTTAAACTTGATGACATCTAACGTTACTACGTCTGAGCGTCATGAGTCTAGTGCATCATCAGTCTCAGCATCTATTAACACCATTAAACTGCAATTACTACGCCAGTTAATGGAGGAATTTCGTACCCCTTTAACCTCAGTGATTGGAATGTCGAGTGTCTTACAGGGTGGAGTATTTGGTTCCTTAACAACAAAACAAAAAGAATATTTAAAAATTATCCACAGTAGCGGTCAGCAGATGAACGCTTTGGTCAAAGAAATTCTGACCTTAGGCATTTCCCATGATATTCATAACGAACTACAACTCAATCCTGTCAACATCGAAATGTTGGCTCAAAACACCATTAACAGTTTAGCTGAAGTGGTCAACCAGAAAAGACAAACCTTGCGCTTATCGGTTGAACCAGGCAAACGAATTTGGCTTTTAGATAAAGAAATTGTGCGCCAAGGTCTATATTATCTAGTTATGAGTATCCTTGAATCGGGAGAAGTGGGGGGAGAAGTTCGCATTCATGTTTCCCGTCGCACTAAAACTTTAAATATCGCCGTTTGGGTGTCCCATCCTTGGTTGGGAGACGGTTTACCCCAAGTCAATTTTCATCCCTCATCCAGCCAAAAAAAATTAGCCCAACTCCATAATTCTTTAAATCCTGTTGAGCCAAATAAAACCGTCATTTCAACAGTGAATGATTATATTTTGCGGGCTTCTTCTTTAGAAGAAATCATTTATACAGAGCAAGGAAATCAACTGTCATCTCAAAATTCTCCAGAGTTATTGGGTTTACTCCTCAGTTGTCATCTCATTGAAAATCATGGAGGAAAAATTATGGTTCAAGGTTCCCCAGAGTCTGGTTATCGTTACGTTTTAATGTTGCCTAAAATTGGTACAGATACAGAACCTCAAACTTATCGCCATTCTTAA
- the murG gene encoding undecaprenyldiphospho-muramoylpentapeptide beta-N-acetylglucosaminyltransferase yields the protein MARLLIAASGTGGHVFPALGVAEKLSDYEIQWLGTPNRLEQSLVGDRYPFHTISVEGFQTRSPIKKLKILLGLLSSIFEVKQLIEQQKIDVVFTTGGYIASSAILAAKLSGIPAILHESNYIPGKVTKLLSRFCTTVALGFEGTKQYLPTTPTIWVSTPVRSQFYTSQPLDLNIPNDVPLIVIIGGSQGAVSVNQLVRQCVPYWLEMGAYVVHLTGKNDPNANSLQDPQYITLPFYDNMAGLLQRADLAVSRAGSGTLTELAITKTPAILIPYPFAAEDHQSFNAQVFVDAGAAYCYQQKELTDKILTDLVSDLLNHPDKLKEMSNKSSELAVMDSSEKLAKLIRDSI from the coding sequence ATGGCACGTTTATTGATAGCAGCAAGTGGTACTGGGGGTCATGTTTTTCCTGCTTTGGGAGTGGCTGAAAAATTATCAGATTATGAGATTCAATGGTTAGGAACCCCCAACCGATTAGAACAGAGTTTAGTAGGCGATCGCTATCCTTTCCATACCATATCAGTTGAGGGCTTTCAAACTCGTTCTCCTATCAAAAAGTTAAAAATTTTACTAGGGTTATTGAGTTCAATTTTTGAGGTTAAGCAACTCATCGAACAACAAAAAATTGATGTAGTTTTTACCACAGGTGGATACATTGCCAGTTCTGCTATTTTAGCTGCTAAATTATCAGGAATTCCAGCAATTCTTCACGAATCGAATTATATTCCTGGTAAGGTAACTAAGTTATTAAGTCGCTTTTGTACCACTGTAGCTTTAGGATTTGAAGGCACCAAGCAATATTTACCCACTACCCCTACTATTTGGGTTAGTACCCCTGTGCGATCGCAGTTTTATACATCCCAACCGTTGGACTTAAATATTCCTAATGATGTGCCTTTAATTGTTATTATCGGTGGATCTCAAGGGGCAGTTTCCGTTAACCAATTAGTTCGTCAATGTGTTCCGTATTGGTTAGAAATGGGGGCTTATGTGGTACATTTAACTGGAAAAAATGACCCAAATGCTAACAGTTTACAAGACCCTCAATATATTACTTTGCCTTTTTATGATAATATGGCAGGACTATTACAAAGAGCCGATTTAGCTGTCAGTCGTGCCGGTTCAGGAACCTTAACGGAATTAGCGATTACTAAGACCCCTGCTATCTTAATTCCCTATCCTTTTGCAGCAGAAGATCATCAATCTTTTAACGCTCAAGTCTTCGTTGATGCTGGAGCCGCTTATTGTTATCAACAAAAAGAATTAACAGATAAAATCCTAACAGATTTAGTATCAGATTTACTCAATCATCCTGACAAACTGAAAGAAATGTCTAACAAAAGTTCGGAGTTAGCTGTTATGGATAGTTCAGAAAAATTAGCGAAGTTAATACGAGATAGTATCTAA
- the psaJ gene encoding photosystem I reaction center subunit IX: MEGLTKFLSTAPVLIMALLTVTAGILIEFNRFYPDLLFHPLG; this comes from the coding sequence ATGGAAGGTTTGACAAAGTTTTTATCCACTGCCCCTGTTTTAATTATGGCATTGTTAACTGTTACTGCAGGGATTTTAATTGAGTTCAATCGTTTCTATCCGGATCTTCTTTTCCATCCTTTAGGATAA
- a CDS encoding photosystem I reaction center protein PsaF subunit III, with protein sequence MKRLFALILVATLWFNFAPTASAAYDNLTPCSENPAYQQKSKNFRNTTNDPQSGQKRAERYAEALCGPEGYPHLIADGNLSHMGDFTIPGILFLYIAGWIGWVGRAYLIAIRDEKDAEMQEVVINVPLAISKMLTGFAWPLAAFGEFTSGKLTAKDEEIPVSPR encoded by the coding sequence ATGAAACGATTGTTCGCTTTAATTCTCGTTGCAACCCTGTGGTTTAACTTTGCCCCCACTGCTTCAGCAGCTTATGATAATTTAACTCCTTGTAGCGAAAACCCCGCTTACCAGCAAAAATCTAAGAATTTCCGCAATACCACTAACGATCCTCAGTCTGGCCAAAAACGGGCTGAACGTTATGCAGAAGCATTGTGTGGTCCTGAGGGCTATCCTCATCTCATTGCAGATGGTAACTTGTCCCATATGGGAGACTTTACCATTCCTGGTATCCTCTTTCTCTATATTGCTGGTTGGATCGGTTGGGTTGGCCGTGCTTATTTAATCGCTATTCGCGATGAGAAAGATGCTGAAATGCAAGAGGTGGTTATTAACGTTCCTCTCGCCATCAGCAAAATGTTAACTGGCTTTGCTTGGCCTTTAGCAGCTTTCGGAGAATTCACCTCTGGCAAATTAACCGCCAAAGATGAAGAAATTCCCGTATCCCCCCGTTAA
- a CDS encoding lipoxygenase family protein — MSSNPQDVFQWVSPKERYPGAPPYLVGLPRGEGFNGFKILWFDFTALKSALILIITQLLHVLAYLSRTKVELKGVADLGLGVVLAPTDNWEKVTDLFQFFKWPFLPKPLIAELWQEDVEFGRQFLQGLNPVLMRKCKEEDIGVGSKFPVTEDHLKSYLGDNFSLKSALDKGKLYIVDYEIFDNIIDETQEDQLGRYSASPLCLFYLNDQDQLLPVAIKVKQNYNSGIDPYPEIFTPKSSKTEWKAAKLAVSATDIAYQGIIAHLLDTHLVIEVCAVSTYRTLPSDHILYQLLKPHFFNTFAINYMARSTFLGRGGFFDSTGALGYTSSNELLSRAYWGEGLVTSYKGEPWEFYKKALPYSLNFRDVQDLPNYYYKDDALLIWNATKKYVNDVIKNHYPDNQAVENDGKLQAWKNELISPDAGTIKGLLPPEKASQLTGKLNNIDDLIEIVTTMIFLATTQHAAVNFGQYDYGAWVANMPFALYEPFSSLYTVESEEEREKILLKWLPGRKQTIKQIVLVKVLTILPPITSKSLLTLDNPFQHESDQQVFKNFKQRLKEIESQLKERNQKLKKEGKTPYVYLQPSRIPQSIAI; from the coding sequence ATGTCGAGTAATCCTCAAGATGTTTTTCAATGGGTTAGTCCAAAAGAACGTTATCCAGGCGCACCTCCGTATTTAGTTGGACTCCCTAGAGGGGAAGGATTCAATGGGTTCAAGATTTTGTGGTTCGATTTCACTGCTCTGAAGTCTGCTTTAATTTTAATTATTACTCAACTGTTGCATGTTTTAGCTTATTTAAGCAGAACAAAAGTGGAACTTAAGGGGGTAGCTGATTTAGGCTTAGGAGTCGTTTTAGCTCCGACAGATAACTGGGAAAAAGTAACAGATTTATTCCAATTTTTCAAGTGGCCATTCTTACCAAAACCTTTAATCGCTGAGCTTTGGCAGGAAGATGTGGAGTTTGGACGGCAATTTTTGCAAGGTCTTAATCCAGTTTTGATGAGAAAATGTAAAGAAGAAGATATCGGAGTCGGTAGTAAGTTTCCTGTTACCGAAGACCATTTAAAATCCTATTTAGGGGATAATTTTTCTTTAAAATCAGCCTTAGATAAGGGTAAATTATATATTGTTGATTACGAAATTTTTGATAATATTATTGATGAAACTCAAGAGGACCAATTAGGGCGTTATAGTGCTTCTCCTCTGTGTTTATTTTATCTCAATGATCAAGATCAATTACTGCCTGTTGCTATTAAAGTCAAACAAAATTATAACTCAGGCATTGATCCCTATCCTGAAATTTTTACCCCTAAATCATCTAAAACTGAATGGAAAGCAGCTAAATTAGCTGTCTCAGCTACGGATATTGCCTATCAAGGGATTATTGCTCATTTACTCGATACCCATTTAGTGATTGAAGTTTGTGCAGTAAGTACCTATCGAACTTTACCCTCTGATCATATCCTTTATCAACTCTTAAAACCTCACTTTTTTAATACTTTTGCTATTAATTATATGGCTCGTTCAACTTTCTTAGGACGAGGGGGATTTTTTGATTCAACAGGAGCTTTAGGTTATACTAGCTCCAATGAATTATTAAGTCGAGCTTACTGGGGTGAAGGGTTAGTTACTAGCTATAAAGGTGAACCTTGGGAATTTTATAAAAAAGCCTTACCTTATAGTTTAAACTTTCGTGATGTTCAAGACCTACCTAATTATTATTATAAAGATGATGCTCTTTTGATTTGGAATGCAACAAAAAAGTATGTTAATGATGTCATTAAAAATCACTATCCAGACAATCAAGCAGTAGAAAATGACGGAAAATTGCAAGCTTGGAAAAATGAATTAATTTCTCCCGACGCAGGAACGATTAAGGGTTTACTACCCCCAGAAAAAGCTTCTCAACTCACTGGAAAGTTAAATAATATTGATGATCTAATTGAAATTGTCACAACTATGATTTTCCTTGCCACCACTCAACACGCTGCTGTTAACTTCGGACAGTACGATTACGGTGCATGGGTGGCAAATATGCCCTTTGCCTTGTACGAACCTTTCTCTTCTCTTTATACCGTTGAAAGTGAAGAAGAACGAGAAAAAATACTTTTAAAATGGTTGCCAGGACGAAAACAGACCATTAAACAGATTGTCTTAGTTAAAGTGTTAACTATCCTTCCGCCTATTACCAGTAAGAGCCTTTTAACTCTAGATAATCCCTTTCAACACGAATCCGATCAACAAGTCTTTAAGAACTTTAAGCAACGCTTAAAAGAAATTGAATCTCAGTTAAAAGAACGGAACCAAAAACTGAAAAAAGAAGGCAAAACCCCTTATGTTTATTTACAACCTTCTCGTATTCCCCAAAGTATCGCTATTTAG
- a CDS encoding YihY/virulence factor BrkB family protein, whose translation MIEFVQNRILSSKIVQLFTRTVVKWQEDDCIEMGAALSYYAIFSLFPILLVILSITGLILGPDTNAYTQILVFAKRALPIEAYRIVESTLVQLNESSLGAGIIGFSILFVTASRIFRALGRAVDKIWKVHHRQSNRGGWVWTIINFIQNQIIAFLLVLSSTALLLVSLLSNIALKVFLKIIKNVEQVITWFRVDEAFLWNSLQLGVTFFLLTSVVMLLYKTLPATKVKWSDIWIGALISVSLFSLLQSLVSNGVIRIGEQFRAYGIVGGFMVLLLWIFLTCQIFFLGCEFTYVYTHLFGSRQDK comes from the coding sequence GTGATTGAATTTGTCCAAAACCGAATACTATCATCAAAAATAGTACAATTATTCACTCGCACCGTTGTTAAATGGCAAGAAGATGACTGTATAGAAATGGGTGCAGCATTATCCTACTATGCTATTTTTTCCCTGTTCCCTATCTTGCTGGTTATTTTAAGTATAACCGGTTTAATTCTAGGCCCTGACACCAATGCTTATACTCAGATTTTAGTCTTTGCGAAAAGAGCATTACCTATAGAAGCTTATCGTATTGTCGAAAGTACCTTAGTCCAATTAAATGAAAGTAGTTTAGGTGCAGGAATTATTGGTTTCTCTATCCTATTTGTTACCGCAAGTCGTATTTTTCGTGCTTTGGGTCGTGCAGTTGATAAAATATGGAAAGTCCATCATCGTCAATCTAACCGTGGTGGATGGGTTTGGACGATTATTAACTTTATTCAAAACCAAATTATTGCTTTTTTATTAGTATTAAGTTCAACGGCTTTGCTATTAGTTTCCTTACTGTCTAATATTGCCTTAAAAGTGTTTTTAAAAATTATTAAAAATGTAGAACAAGTCATCACTTGGTTTCGAGTTGATGAAGCATTTTTATGGAATAGTTTACAACTGGGTGTTACCTTTTTTCTCTTAACATCTGTGGTGATGCTCCTCTATAAAACCCTACCAGCAACTAAAGTCAAATGGAGTGATATTTGGATCGGTGCTTTGATATCTGTTAGCTTATTTTCCCTCCTTCAAAGTTTAGTTAGTAACGGAGTGATTCGCATTGGTGAACAGTTTAGAGCTTACGGGATTGTTGGGGGATTCATGGTACTTTTATTATGGATTTTCTTGACTTGTCAAATCTTCTTTTTAGGCTGTGAATTTACCTATGTTTACACTCATTTATTTGGCAGTCGTCAAGATAAATGA
- a CDS encoding universal stress protein — MYNKILVAVDNSAIAEQVIEVALTLAKAVDGKLMLLHALSQNAEDSPLSFAPYASSYSIDLIEKFKEDWKQYQQESLQKLEAWKQKAKDMNIQVELRQENGNPAPIICRIAKEWQAELIVIGRRGHSMASEILLGSVSSYVIHRSHCSVHIVQS, encoded by the coding sequence ATGTACAATAAAATCCTAGTTGCTGTTGATAATTCTGCCATAGCTGAACAAGTGATTGAAGTTGCTCTGACTTTAGCTAAAGCAGTGGATGGAAAATTAATGTTACTCCATGCCTTATCCCAAAATGCTGAAGATAGTCCTCTTAGTTTTGCGCCTTATGCCAGCAGTTATAGCATTGATTTAATTGAGAAATTTAAAGAAGATTGGAAACAGTATCAACAAGAAAGTTTACAGAAGTTGGAAGCTTGGAAACAAAAAGCTAAAGATATGAATATTCAGGTAGAATTGCGCCAAGAAAATGGTAATCCTGCTCCCATTATTTGTCGTATTGCTAAGGAATGGCAGGCTGAATTAATTGTCATAGGACGTAGGGGACATTCTATGGCTAGTGAGATTTTATTAGGAAGTGTCAGTAGTTATGTTATTCATCGTTCTCATTGTTCGGTTCACATTGTACAATCTTAA
- a CDS encoding aldo/keto reductase, protein MQSNQLSVRNIHLPTLGIGTWAWGDSLFWGYGSNYGEKEVQEAFDAAVTAGATFFDTAEVYGLGGSEKLIGKFLKQTSQPVQIATKYFPLPWRFNEDAVADALTASLDRLGVEQIALYQVHTPFDFFMGQDTLMKALATEVKKGRILTVGVSNYSAIQMQQAYDYLAKYDVPLAVNQVRYSLLTRTIEHNGILDKARELGITILAYSPLDQGLLTGKYTPEKREVTGARKLDPKFSASGLKNIEPVINQLKHLGEKYEKTPAQVALNWLIAQGNVIPIPGAKNAKQAQDNAGAMGWLLRDEDVKQLSILSDK, encoded by the coding sequence ATGCAAAGTAATCAACTATCCGTCAGAAACATTCATCTTCCTACCTTGGGTATCGGTACTTGGGCTTGGGGTGATAGTTTATTTTGGGGTTACGGTTCTAACTATGGAGAAAAAGAGGTACAAGAAGCCTTTGACGCAGCAGTAACCGCTGGTGCAACCTTTTTTGACACAGCAGAAGTATATGGGTTAGGGGGATCAGAGAAACTCATCGGTAAATTTCTCAAACAAACCAGCCAACCAGTACAAATTGCGACCAAATATTTTCCCTTACCCTGGCGGTTTAATGAGGATGCGGTGGCGGATGCGTTAACCGCTAGTTTGGATAGATTGGGAGTTGAACAAATTGCATTATATCAAGTGCATACGCCGTTTGACTTTTTTATGGGTCAAGATACCCTCATGAAAGCGTTAGCAACGGAAGTGAAAAAAGGTCGTATTTTAACGGTTGGTGTCAGTAATTATTCTGCCATACAGATGCAACAAGCTTATGATTATTTAGCAAAATATGATGTTCCTTTGGCTGTTAATCAAGTGCGTTATTCCCTTTTAACCCGAACCATTGAACACAATGGTATCTTAGATAAAGCCCGTGAATTAGGAATAACTATTTTAGCTTATAGTCCTCTAGATCAAGGATTATTAACCGGAAAATATACCCCAGAAAAACGGGAGGTTACAGGGGCTAGAAAACTCGATCCGAAATTTTCGGCTTCTGGTTTAAAGAACATTGAACCCGTTATTAATCAGTTAAAACATCTGGGAGAAAAATATGAGAAAACCCCTGCCCAAGTTGCCCTGAATTGGTTAATAGCCCAAGGTAATGTTATTCCTATTCCTGGGGCAAAAAATGCGAAACAAGCGCAAGACAATGCTGGTGCTATGGGTTGGTTACTAAGGGATGAAGATGTTAAACAATTGAGTATATTGAGTGACAAATAA
- a CDS encoding B12-binding domain-containing radical SAM protein, with protein sequence MRALLIYPVFPPTFWSYDKSLELVNRKVLLPPLGLITVAAILPQTWEFQLCDRNIREVTEAEWDWAEIVIFSAMIVQKQDLLAQIKEAKLRGKCVAVGGPYATSVPSEVQAAGADFLVLDEGEITLPLFVEALQRGETQGTIRTPEKPDVTLTPIPRYDLLELDAYDSMSVQFSRGCPFQCEFCDIIILYGRKPRTKTPTQLLKELDYLYRLGWRRGVFMVDDNFIGNKRNVKLLLKELKVWQQEHQYPFRFNTEASVDLAQDAELMELMVEANFDAVFLGIETPDEDSLKLTKKFQNTRDSLTDTIDILIRAGLRPMAGFIIGFDGEKTGAASRIISFVENAAIPTAMFGMLQALPHTALWHRLEKEGRLRVDGKQDINQSTLMNFVPTRPIEDIAQEYIEAFWTLYDAENFLDRTYRCFLKLGAPKCHAPFKFPSWVDLRALTIVIWRQGFKRKTRWKFWHHFFSILRQNTPVWEHYLTVCAHNEHFLEYRQIVRDEIEQQLQEFNRLSRKPIKTV encoded by the coding sequence GTGCGAGCATTACTTATTTATCCGGTATTTCCACCAACTTTTTGGTCTTATGATAAAAGCTTGGAGTTGGTGAATCGTAAGGTTTTATTACCCCCACTGGGATTAATTACCGTTGCTGCTATTTTACCCCAAACCTGGGAATTTCAACTGTGCGATCGCAATATTCGAGAGGTTACAGAAGCAGAATGGGACTGGGCCGAAATTGTCATTTTCTCGGCTATGATTGTCCAAAAACAAGATTTACTGGCACAAATCAAAGAAGCCAAACTGCGGGGTAAATGTGTTGCTGTGGGAGGCCCTTACGCTACCTCAGTCCCTTCAGAAGTACAAGCAGCCGGAGCAGACTTTTTAGTGTTAGACGAAGGAGAAATTACCCTTCCTCTGTTTGTTGAAGCCTTACAACGAGGGGAAACCCAAGGAACCATCCGCACCCCTGAAAAACCAGATGTCACCTTAACCCCCATTCCTCGATATGACTTACTGGAATTAGATGCTTATGACTCCATGTCGGTACAGTTTTCGAGGGGATGTCCATTTCAATGTGAATTTTGTGACATTATTATCCTCTATGGACGCAAACCTCGCACAAAAACCCCGACTCAACTGTTGAAAGAGTTGGACTATCTTTATAGGTTGGGTTGGCGACGGGGGGTATTTATGGTGGATGATAACTTTATTGGCAATAAACGCAATGTTAAATTATTGCTCAAAGAATTAAAAGTGTGGCAACAAGAGCATCAATACCCCTTCCGTTTTAACACTGAAGCTTCGGTAGACCTCGCTCAAGATGCTGAATTGATGGAGTTGATGGTAGAAGCCAATTTTGATGCTGTCTTTTTAGGCATTGAAACCCCCGACGAAGACAGTTTGAAATTAACGAAAAAGTTTCAGAATACCCGTGATTCCTTAACCGATACCATCGATATCTTAATTCGTGCCGGGTTACGTCCGATGGCTGGGTTTATTATTGGATTTGATGGAGAAAAGACAGGGGCCGCCTCTCGGATTATTAGCTTTGTGGAAAATGCAGCCATTCCTACGGCCATGTTCGGAATGTTACAAGCACTCCCCCATACTGCCTTATGGCATCGTTTAGAAAAAGAAGGACGCTTGCGAGTTGACGGTAAACAAGATATTAATCAAAGTACCTTAATGAACTTTGTTCCCACTCGTCCCATAGAAGACATTGCTCAAGAATATATCGAAGCCTTCTGGACATTATACGATGCAGAAAATTTCTTAGATCGGACCTATCGCTGTTTCTTAAAATTAGGGGCTCCCAAATGTCATGCACCCTTTAAGTTTCCCAGTTGGGTTGATTTACGAGCTTTAACCATTGTAATTTGGCGACAGGGATTTAAACGAAAAACCCGTTGGAAATTTTGGCATCATTTCTTTAGCATTCTTAGGCAGAATACCCCTGTTTGGGAACATTATTTAACAGTCTGCGCCCATAATGAACATTTTTTAGAATATCGTCAAATTGTTCGGGATGAAATTGAACAACAGTTACAAGAATTTAATAGACTGTCTAGAAAGCCAATCAAGACAGTTTAA